In Melopsittacus undulatus isolate bMelUnd1 chromosome 20, bMelUnd1.mat.Z, whole genome shotgun sequence, a genomic segment contains:
- the THBS3 gene encoding thrombospondin-3 — MGAPAAAGGPALGALLALLLLGAAGAARQGLQVIDLLLVSEARQMASITHKIRMELLTVNDLYLLSTFRLPPKQGGTLFGLYSKKDNTRWLEVTVVGKINKVLVRYLREDNKLHSVNLQHAHVADGQSHTVIVRLSGLRGDMLSVELYVDCKQMDSSVGLPELSEIPLAEVEAIEVRTGQKAYQRMQGVVESMKLILGGSMSRVGALSECPFQGDESIHSAVTSALASILGEQTKALVTQLTLFNRVLSDLREDIRDQVKEMSLIRNTIMECQVCGFHEHRSRCNPNPCFSGVDCMETYEYPGYRCGPCPPGLEGNGTHCADIDECAHANPCFPGSKCINTAPGFRCEPCPRGYRGNTVSGVGADYARASKQVCTDIDECNDGNNGGCDPNSICTNTLGSYKCGPCKSGFVGNQTSGCIPQKSCSTPTSNPCDVNGFCLFERNGEISCACNVGWAGNGNVCGQDTDLDGYPDEPLPCIDNNKHCKQDNCRLTPNSGQEDADNDGIGDQCDDDADGDGIKNVEDNCRLFPNKDQQNSDTDSFGDACDNCPNVPNNDQRDTDSNGEGDACDNDIDGDGIPNMLDNCPKVPNPLQTDRDEDGVGDACDSCPEMSNPTQTDMDSDLVGDICDTNEDSDGDGHQDTKDNCAEIPNSSQLDSDNDGLGDDCDNDDDNDGIPDYTAPGPDNCRLIPNPNQKDSDGNGVGDVCEEDFDNDTVVDQLDVCPESAEVTLTDFRAYQTVILDPEGDAQIDPNWVVLNQGMEIVQTMNSDPGLAVGYTAFNGVDFEGTFHVNTVTDDDYAGFIFSYQDSASFYVVMWKQTEQTYWQATPFRAVAEPGLQLKAVKSSTGPGEHLRNALWHTGHTPDHVRLLWKDPRNVGWRDKTSYRWQLTHRPQVGYIRVRLYEGPRLVADSGVIIDTTMRGGRLGVFCFSQENIIWSNLQYRCNDTIPADFEPFRRFLLQGRE; from the exons ATGGGGGCACCGGCGGCCGCGGGGGGCCCGGCGCTGGGAGCGCTCCTGGCGCTGCTCCTGCTGGGAGCCGCCGGCGCCGCTCGGCAGGGGCTGCAAG TCATTGACCTGCTGCTGGTGAGCGAGGCCCGGCAGATGGCCAGCATCACACACAAGATCCGCATGGAGCTCCTCACCGTTAACGACCTTTACCTCCTCTCCACCTTCCGCCTGCCCCCCAAGCAGGGGGGGACCCTCTTCGGCCTCTACTCCAAGAAGGACAACACGAGGTGGTTGGAGGTCACTGTAGTAGGGAAAATCAACAAAG TCCTGGTGCGGTACCTGCGGGAGGACAACAAGCTGCACTCGGTGAACCTGCAGCATGCACATGTGGCAGATGGGCAGAGCCACACGGTCATCGTGCGGCTGAGTGGGCTGCGTGGGGACATGCTCAGCGTGGAGCTCTATGTGGACTGCAAGCAGATGGACTCCAGCGTGGGGCTGCCCGAGCTGTCCGAGATCCCCCTGGCAGAGGTGGAGGCCATCGAGGTGCGCACGGGGCAGAAAGCCTACCAGAGGATGCAG ggggttgtggagtcgATGAAGCTGATCCTGGGGGGGTCCATGAGCCGCGTGGGGGCCCTGAGCGAGTGCCCTTTCCAAGGGGATGAGTCCATTCACAGTGCAG TGACAAGCGCTCTGGCCTCCATCCTGG GCGAGCAGACCAAGGCGCTGGTCACGCAGCTGACCCTGTTCAACCGGGTCCTGTCTGATCTGCGGGAGGACATCAGGGACCAG GTGAAGGAGATGTCCCTGATCCGCAACACCATCATGGAGTGCCAGGTCTGCG GCTTCCACGAGCACCGGTCCCGCTGCAACCCCAACCCCTGCTTCAGTGGTGTGGACTGCATGGAGACCTACGAGTACCCTGGGTACCGCTGCGGGCCCTGCCCGCCAGGGCTGGAGGGCAACGGCACCCACTGTGCCGACATCGATGAG tGTGCCCATGCCAACCCCTGCTTCCCTGGCTCCAAGTGCATCAATACAGCCCCCGGCTTCCGCTGCGAGCCCTGTCCCCGTGGCTATCGTGGCAACACCGTCTCCGGTGTGGGAGCTGACTATGCAAGGGCCAGCAAGCAG GTTTGCACGGATATTGATGAATGCAATGATGGGAACAACGGGGGCTGTGACCCCAACTCCATCTGCACCAACACGCTG GGCTCCTACAAATGTGGTCCCTGCAAGTCTGGGTTTGTGGGGAACCAAACGTCCGGCTGCATCCCACAGAAGTCCTGCAGCACTCCCACCTCCAACCCCTGCGATGTCAACGGCTTCTGCCTGTTCGAGAGGAACGGGGAGATCTCCTGTGCG TGCAATGTGGGCTGGGCTGGCAACGGCAACGTGTGCGGGCAGGACACGGACCTGGATGGCTACCCCGATGAGCCCCTGCCCTGCATCGACAACAACAAGCACTGCAAACAG GACAACTGCCGCCTGACACCAAACTcagggcaggaggatgctgacAACGACGGCATCGGGGACCAGTGTGATGATGATGCTGATGGTGACGGCATCAAGAACGTGGAg GACAACTGCCGGCTCTTCCCCAACAAGGACCAGCAGAACTCGGACACCGACTCCTTCGGGGACGCCTGCGACAACTGCCCCAATGTGCCCAACAACGACCAGCGGGACACAGACAGCAATGGCGAAGGGGATGCTTGTGACAATGACATCGATGGGGATG GGATTCCCAACATGCTGGATAACTGCCCCAAGGTGCCCAACCCTCTGCAGACAGACAGGGATGAAGATGGGGTCGGGGATGCCTGTGACAGTTGCCCTGAAATGAGCAACCCCACTCAG ACAGATATGGACAGCGACCTGGTAGGAGACATCTGTGACACCAATGAGGACAG CGATGGGGACGGGCACCAGGACACCAAGGACAACTGCGCTGAGATCCCCAACAGCTCCCAGCTGGACTCAGACAACGATGGGTTAGGGGATGACTGTGACAACGACGATGACAACGATGGCATCCCCGACTACACAGCACCCGGCCCGGACAACTGCCGCCTCATCCCCAACCCCAACCAGAAGGACTCGGATG GGAACGGGGTGGGTGATGTGTGTGAGGAGGACTTTGACAACGACACGGTGGTGGATCAGCTTGATGTGTGCCCCGAGAGCGCCGAGGTGACGCTCACCGACTTCCGAGCCTACCAGACCGTCATCCTTGACCCCGAGGGGGATGCTCAGATCGATCCCAACTGGGTCGTCCTCAACCAG GGCATGGAGATCGTGCAGACCATGAACAGTGACCCGGGCTTGGCTGTCG GCTACACAGCCTTCAACGGGGTGGACTTCGAGGGCACCTTCCACGTCAACACTGTCACCGACGATGACTACGCCGGCTTCATCTTCAGCTACCAGGACAGCGCCAGCTTCTACGTGGTGATGTGGAAGCAGACAGAGCAGACATACTGGCAGGCCACTCCTTTCCGTGCCGTGGCTGAGCCGGGGCTGCAGCTCAAG GCAGTGAAGTCCTCGACGGGTCCTGGGGAGCACCTGCGCAATGCGCTGTGGCACACGGGCCACACACCTGACCACGTCCGCCTGCTCTGGAAGGACCCACGCAACGTGGGCTGGAGGGACAAGACCTCCTACCGCTGGCAACTGACCCACAGGCCCCAGGTTGGCTACATCAG GGTCCGGTTGTACGAGGGTCCGCGGCTGGTGGCCGACTCCGGGGTGATCATCGACACCACGATGCGCGGGGGGCGGCTGGGGGTCTTCTGCTTCTCCCAGGAGAacatcatctggtccaacctgcAGTACCGCTGCAACG ACACGATCCCTGCCGACTTCGAGCCCTTCCGCCGGTTCCTGCTGCAGGGACGGGAGTGA
- the MTX1 gene encoding metaxin-1 yields the protein MAAPMELFCWAGGWGLPSVDPDCLAVLTYARFTGAPLKVHRVSSPWRSPSGRLPALKTRDNGTISKMEQIITHLRKQKYNADYDLSAAQGADTLAFVSLLEEKLLPVLIHTFWVDAKNYVEHTRKWYAETIPFPLNFFLPNCMHKQHLERLQLLWGDGYMEDEEKLEKELYRDARECLTLLSQRLGSQRFFFGDSPASLDAFVFSRLAPLLKAKLPNGKLQQHLKSLQNLCNYCSSILSLYFPWDGGEHPGSAPRAAGTEEAEEDPHKRRNQLLSVLVGLVAMLGYAFLSGIVSIQRSGVGPAARQPIAMQEEEEEEEE from the exons ATGGCGGCGCCCATGGAGCTGTTCTGCTGGGccgggggctgggggctgccctCGGTGGACCCGGACTGCTTGGCCGTGCTG ACGTACGCGCGGTTCACGGGAGCGCCGCTCAAGGTTCACCGGGTCTCCAGCCCCTGGAGGAGCCCCTCCG GGCGCCTGCCAGCCTTGAAGACGAGGGACAACGGCACCATCTCCAAGATGGAGCAGATCATAACTCACCTCAGGAAACAG AAGTACAACGCTGACTACGACCTCTCTGCTGCACAAGGGGCAGACACGTTGGCCTTCGTGTCCCTGCtggaggagaagctgctgccGGTGCTG ATCCACACCTTCTGGGTGGACGCAAAGAACTACGTGGAGCACACGCGGAAGTGGTACGCGGAAACCATCCCCTTCCCCCTCAACTTCTTCCTGCCCAACTGCATGCACAAGCAGCACCTGGAGcggctgcagctcctgtgggGTGATGGATACATGGAGGATGaggagaagctggagaaggag ctgtaCCGGGATGCTCGGGAATGTCTGACGCTCCTATCCCAGCGCCTTGGATCCCAGAGGTTCTTCTTCGGAGACTC cccagcctccCTCGACGCCTTCGTCTTCAGCCGCCTGGCGCCGCTGCTCAAGGCCAAGCTTCCCAATGGgaaactgcagcagcacctCAAGTCCCTGCAGAACCTGTGCAACTACTGCAGCTCCATCCTCAGCCTCTACTTCCCCTGGGATGGAG GAGAGCACCCGGGCAGCGCCCCAAGGGCTGCGGGCACCGAGGAGGCCGAGGAGGACCCACACAAGAGACGGAACCAGCTGCTGTCggtgctggtggggctggtgGCCATGCTGGGCTATGCCTTCCTCAGCGGCATCGTGTCCATCCAGCGCAGTGGTGTGGGGCCGGCCGCCCGCCAGCCCATTGCcatgcaggaggaggaagaggaggaggaggagtga